A stretch of DNA from Pirellulales bacterium:
CGAGCTGGTGGTGGATCTCAAAGACGAGCAATCGCCCGATGTGGGGATTAACATCTCTGCCGAGCACAAGCACGATTTCGTGGCTCACGCTGGTGCCGAGAGCCTGTTGAGTGCGTTCGATGCCGCGGCCGCGAAGATCGAACAACAACTGCGGAAGTACAAGGAGCGGGTCGTTGAACGGCATCGCGGGCCGGGTGGCAAGCACGTGGAAGTGGAGCCGGCCGTCGCCGAAGAACTCGAGGATTGAAGCACAGAAGTCAAACTCATTCATTCATCCGCAAGAACAGGCCGATCGTTGTGCGGCAGATGGACTTGCGAGATGTGATCATACTGTTGGACACACGGGCAACGACGTAAGTAAGGGATAAGTGCAAATCATGAAGTTTGTTGATTTTGTAAGCCGTGAGGCGATTCGCACGAATATCGAAGTCGACAACAAGGAGCAGGTCATTCGCGCGATGGCGACGGCGCTGTTGGAAGCGGGCAAGATTGCCCAGGATCAGCACGAAAGTATCGTGGAAGCCATTCTGAAGCGCGAAGAGTTGGGCAGTACCGGCATTGGCCGCGGTGTGGCCGTGCCGCATACGAAGCATCCGAGTGTGAAGGAACTGGTTGGCACAGTGGCGGTGAGTGACATGGGGGTTGACTTCGACAGCCTCGACGGCGAGAAAGTCCACCTCTTGTTCATGCTGGTGTCGCCACCCGATCGGCCGGGTGATCATTTGCGGGCCCTGGAGAACATTTCGCGCCAATTGAGAGACGAGACCTTCTGTCGGTTTCTCAAGCAGGCCAAG
This window harbors:
- the raiA gene encoding ribosome-associated translation inhibitor RaiA, whose product is MQISISVRHGHLSEASQEKLKAKAEKFGRLFERLMAIELVVDLKDEQSPDVGINISAEHKHDFVAHAGAESLLSAFDAAAAKIEQQLRKYKERVVERHRGPGGKHVEVEPAVAEELED
- a CDS encoding PTS sugar transporter subunit IIA produces the protein MKFVDFVSREAIRTNIEVDNKEQVIRAMATALLEAGKIAQDQHESIVEAILKREELGSTGIGRGVAVPHTKHPSVKELVGTVAVSDMGVDFDSLDGEKVHLLFMLVSPPDRPGDHLRALENISRQLRDETFCRFLKQAKQPDDVWQLLEEADNNQFV